The following are encoded in a window of Kitasatospora sp. NBC_01250 genomic DNA:
- a CDS encoding phosphomannomutase/phosphoglucomutase translates to MRDLKQLVKAYDVRGVVPDQWDENLSRAFGAAFVQVTGATAIVVGHDMRPSSPSLSRAFAEGAAARGADVTEIGLCSTDQLYYASGKLDLPGAMFTASHNPAQYNGIKLCRKGAAPVGENTGLADIRELVQSWLHEDADGVESVTVPAVDVKPGVLTQQDTLRGYADHLLGLVDLTAIRPLKVAVDAGNGMGGHTVPTVLEGLPLDVVPMYFELDGTFPNHEANPLDPKNLVDLQAKVKEVGADIGLAFDGDADRCFVIDERGEPVSPSAITALVAVRELARARANGEPNATIIHNLITSWTVPEVVAEHGGKAVRTRVGHSFIKQEMAETDAIFGGEHSAHYYFRDFWRADTGMLAALHVLAALGGQQGTLSALTAEYDRYAASGEINSEVADQAAKAAEVRAAYGSLEGVKVDELDGLTIAGADWWFNLRASNTEPLLRLNVEAKDPAKMAELRDAVLAIVRA, encoded by the coding sequence GTGCGCGACCTCAAGCAGCTCGTGAAGGCGTACGACGTCCGAGGCGTCGTCCCGGACCAGTGGGACGAGAACCTGTCCCGTGCCTTCGGCGCCGCATTCGTGCAGGTCACCGGCGCGACCGCGATCGTGGTCGGCCATGACATGCGCCCCTCCTCGCCGAGCCTGAGCCGGGCCTTCGCCGAGGGCGCCGCCGCCCGCGGTGCCGATGTCACCGAGATCGGCCTGTGCTCGACCGACCAGCTGTACTACGCGAGCGGCAAGCTGGACCTGCCCGGCGCGATGTTCACCGCGAGCCACAACCCGGCGCAGTACAACGGCATCAAGCTCTGCCGCAAGGGTGCCGCCCCGGTGGGCGAGAACACCGGCCTGGCGGACATCCGGGAGCTGGTGCAGTCCTGGCTGCACGAGGATGCCGACGGGGTCGAGAGCGTGACGGTGCCGGCCGTGGACGTGAAGCCGGGCGTGCTGACCCAGCAGGACACCCTGCGCGGCTACGCCGACCACCTGCTCGGCCTGGTCGACCTCACCGCGATCCGCCCGCTCAAGGTCGCGGTGGACGCGGGCAACGGCATGGGCGGCCACACCGTCCCGACCGTCCTCGAGGGCCTGCCGCTCGACGTCGTCCCGATGTACTTCGAGCTGGACGGCACCTTCCCCAACCACGAGGCCAACCCGCTCGACCCGAAGAACCTGGTCGACCTGCAGGCCAAGGTCAAGGAGGTCGGCGCCGACATCGGTCTGGCCTTCGACGGCGACGCCGACCGCTGCTTCGTGATCGACGAGCGCGGCGAGCCGGTCTCCCCGTCCGCGATCACCGCCCTGGTCGCGGTGCGCGAGCTGGCCCGGGCCCGGGCCAACGGCGAGCCGAACGCCACGATCATCCACAACCTGATCACCTCCTGGACCGTGCCCGAGGTCGTCGCCGAGCACGGCGGCAAGGCCGTGCGCACCCGGGTCGGCCACTCCTTCATCAAGCAGGAGATGGCCGAGACCGACGCGATCTTCGGTGGCGAGCACTCCGCGCACTACTACTTCCGCGACTTCTGGCGTGCCGACACCGGCATGCTGGCCGCGCTGCACGTGCTCGCCGCGCTCGGTGGCCAGCAGGGCACGCTCTCCGCGCTGACCGCCGAGTACGACCGCTACGCGGCCTCCGGCGAGATCAACAGCGAGGTCGCCGACCAGGCCGCCAAGGCCGCCGAGGTCCGCGCCGCCTACGGTTCGCTGGAGGGCGTCAAGGTCGACGAGCTGGACGGCCTGACCATCGCCGGCGCCGACTGGTGGTTCAACCTGCGCGCCTCCAACACCGAGCCGCTGCTGCGCCTGAACGTCGAGGCCAAGGACCCGGCCAAGATGGCCGAGCTGCGCGACGCGGTGCTGGCGATCGTCCGCGCCTGA
- a CDS encoding DUF3499 domain-containing protein, whose translation MSPVRRCSRTACGRPAVATLTYVYADSTAVLGPLATYAEPHCYDLCAEHAERLTAPRGWEVVRLATEGGPMRRSSDDLEALANAVREAARPQDRGPRPVRPAEVDPAEVGRRAHLRVLRSPEN comes from the coding sequence GTGAGCCCTGTACGTCGTTGTTCGCGGACCGCGTGCGGCCGACCGGCCGTGGCGACCCTGACGTACGTGTACGCCGACTCCACGGCGGTACTCGGCCCGCTCGCCACCTACGCCGAACCGCACTGCTACGACCTGTGCGCCGAGCACGCCGAGCGGCTGACCGCTCCGCGCGGCTGGGAGGTGGTCCGCCTGGCCACCGAGGGCGGCCCGATGCGCCGCAGCAGCGACGACCTGGAGGCGCTGGCCAACGCCGTGCGCGAGGCGGCCCGCCCGCAGGACCGCGGTCCGCGCCCGGTGCGGCCCGCCGAGGTCGATCCCGCCGAGGTCGGCCGCCGGGCGCACCTGCGGGTGCTCCGCTCGCCCGAGAACTGA
- a CDS encoding metallopeptidase family protein has product MDSSAPPPPASPPPAGSPPGPPPPTAPAPGPRRRDRHGRGLRGPLAPPQVPLSLSRSELFEDYVRESVERLERRWPQLIDVEFEVDEVPEALPGEPDAPAGGGVPLGMVVAARQGRKSRIVIYRRPVEIRAKTRDDRAALVHEILIEQVAELLGLSPDAIDPRYDED; this is encoded by the coding sequence ATGGACAGCTCCGCACCGCCACCGCCCGCGTCGCCGCCACCCGCGGGGTCGCCGCCCGGACCGCCGCCGCCCACCGCGCCGGCGCCTGGTCCGCGGCGCCGCGACCGGCACGGGCGCGGCCTGCGCGGGCCGCTGGCACCGCCGCAGGTCCCGCTCTCGCTGAGCCGCTCCGAGCTCTTCGAGGACTACGTCCGCGAGTCGGTCGAGCGGCTGGAGCGGCGCTGGCCCCAGCTGATCGACGTCGAGTTCGAGGTCGACGAGGTGCCCGAGGCGCTGCCGGGCGAGCCCGACGCGCCGGCCGGCGGCGGGGTGCCGCTCGGCATGGTGGTCGCCGCCCGGCAGGGCCGCAAGAGCCGGATCGTGATCTACCGCCGCCCGGTAGAGATCCGCGCCAAGACGCGCGACGACCGGGCGGCGCTGGTCCACGAGATCCTGATCGAGCAGGTCGCCGAGCTGCTCGGGCTCTCGCCGGACGCCATCGATCCGCGCTACGACGAGGACTGA
- a CDS encoding DUF5719 family protein, whose protein sequence is MKLPAFSRGRSADEPSGPAESAEPAGFPPPTGHTPPAGTPIATPAGPGGSRAGVSLLACAAVLGLVFGVAELRPPASPAGPPAGAPVGAQVERTAVICPQPIQGVTGSTQITAFTPGSGGPAQGGSATVRDVTPPAPAAAGPSGAPSGSPAASPSPSQAQNTGQANALVTLAKPGVPVSAQADNGDSAVGTTAIATGSYAPGFTVTQTTTVTDPHGQGLSAVNCTPSGTHFWFAGASTAGDRKDYVSLTNPDATAAVVDLRLYGGNGPIDSDAATGITVPPGSSVAVLLTSVVTDQVSDLAVEVSVRSGRVGAFLHAADGSAGADWIPASVDPAASVTIPGLPGDLSAARLIVAAPGGSDDADLKVQLSGPNGWFTPAGHETIHVKAGMVNAVDLGQITRQQASALRLTPSDPQHPTPVVATMRVDRSANGKSDSAWLTGTDPVGRRASVADTRGGGTSTLLLTATGDAATVKVTASAGTGGGTPNTQTVQVPAGSTISLASPEPAGGSGSFGLTMESVSGGPVVAARVLAVSSNNVPMFTIQALHDDHSYVQIPQANPDPGVLVH, encoded by the coding sequence ATGAAGTTGCCCGCCTTCTCCCGAGGCCGCTCGGCCGACGAGCCGTCCGGCCCGGCGGAGTCCGCCGAGCCCGCCGGCTTCCCGCCGCCCACCGGCCACACGCCGCCCGCCGGCACGCCCATCGCCACCCCCGCCGGCCCCGGCGGCAGCCGCGCCGGGGTGTCGCTGCTGGCCTGCGCGGCCGTGCTCGGGCTGGTCTTCGGCGTCGCCGAGCTGCGTCCTCCCGCCTCGCCCGCCGGGCCGCCGGCCGGGGCTCCGGTGGGCGCGCAGGTCGAGCGCACCGCGGTGATCTGCCCGCAGCCGATCCAGGGCGTGACCGGCAGCACCCAGATCACCGCCTTCACCCCGGGCAGCGGCGGCCCGGCCCAGGGCGGCAGCGCCACCGTGCGCGACGTGACCCCGCCGGCGCCCGCCGCCGCCGGCCCGTCCGGCGCGCCCTCCGGTTCGCCCGCCGCCTCGCCGTCGCCCAGCCAGGCCCAGAACACCGGCCAGGCGAACGCCCTGGTCACGCTGGCCAAGCCCGGTGTTCCGGTCAGCGCCCAGGCGGACAACGGCGACAGCGCGGTGGGCACCACCGCGATCGCCACCGGCAGCTACGCCCCCGGCTTCACGGTCACCCAGACCACCACCGTCACCGACCCGCACGGCCAGGGCCTGTCGGCGGTCAACTGCACGCCCTCGGGCACCCACTTCTGGTTCGCCGGCGCCAGCACCGCGGGCGACCGCAAGGACTACGTCAGCCTGACCAACCCCGACGCCACCGCCGCCGTGGTCGACCTGCGGCTGTACGGCGGCAACGGCCCGATCGACAGCGACGCGGCCACCGGCATCACGGTGCCGCCGGGCAGCTCGGTGGCGGTGCTGCTGACCAGCGTGGTCACCGACCAGGTCAGCGACCTCGCGGTGGAGGTGAGCGTGCGCAGCGGCCGGGTCGGCGCGTTCCTGCACGCCGCCGACGGCTCGGCCGGTGCCGACTGGATCCCCGCCTCGGTGGACCCGGCCGCCTCGGTGACGATCCCCGGGCTGCCCGGCGACCTGTCGGCGGCCCGGCTGATCGTGGCCGCCCCCGGCGGCAGCGACGACGCCGACCTGAAGGTCCAGCTCTCCGGCCCGAACGGCTGGTTCACCCCGGCCGGGCACGAGACGATCCACGTCAAGGCGGGCATGGTGAACGCGGTCGACCTCGGCCAGATCACCCGCCAGCAGGCCTCCGCGCTGCGGCTGACCCCCAGCGACCCGCAGCACCCGACCCCGGTGGTGGCCACCATGCGGGTGGACCGCTCGGCCAACGGCAAGAGCGACTCGGCCTGGCTGACCGGCACCGACCCGGTGGGCCGGCGGGCCAGCGTGGCGGACACCCGCGGCGGTGGCACGTCCACTCTGCTGCTCACTGCCACGGGTGACGCCGCCACCGTCAAGGTGACGGCCTCGGCGGGCACCGGCGGCGGCACCCCGAACACCCAGACCGTCCAGGTCCCGGCAGGTTCGACGATCTCCCTCGCCTCACCCGAACCCGCAGGCGGCAGCGGATCGTTCGGCCTGACCATGGAGTCCGTCTCGGGCGGCCCGGTGGTGGCCGCGCGGGTGCTGGCGGTGTCGAGCAACAACGTGCCGATGTTCACCATCCAGGCGCTGCACGACGACCACAGCTACGTGCAGATCCCGCAGGCCAACCCGGACCCGGGAGTGCTGGTGCACTGA
- a CDS encoding glycosyltransferase, producing the protein MTAYSQQHGYPDQPSSPQLNRGWPGGARPPAYPRHLVTAVIVTHDGARWLPQALAGLLGQDRQVQRILAVDTGSTDTSPQLLRETLGDWLPESGPTVLGRRAGFGTAVAEAVFNSPPLRPEDLPYSLDPSGYDPVTGGWDDFGDPLASADDFNAGSSRETQPVEWLWLLHDDCEPQTDALRRLLQVADSTPSAAVIGPKLRSWYDRRQLLEVGVTIARSGRRWTGLDRREQDQGQHDQVRPVLAVSTAGMLVRRDVFEQLGGFDKALPLMRDDTDFCWRVNAAGHRVVVAPDAVLRHAEAASRERRAIDCGAAHPHRVDKAGAVYTLLANSRGLVLPYVLLRLVLGTVLRVLANLVGKDPRQALDEVAGLGHELVRLPRVLAARKRRARTRSFDALDDRGLFPPPGATARLAVETAIGSLGIGGTDDNAIGRHGSVEATGGDDDQDVLEVEQFALIKRLARRPAPVLFAALLLVTLVAGRNLLGSGSLLGGALLPADDGASGLWNMYAAAWHPIGTGSTATAPPYLAVLSVFSWLLFDHAALAVTLVLVLAVPLAAVSAYLVSRPLLGSKVVRCWASAAYALLPAATGAIAQGRLGTAVLAVLLPPLARAAAVSAGLGIRAETAARGARPGWRSTWMTVLLLTVCTAFVPLTWAIAVPLALAALLAAVLRGGAYGSGGSALRLLGPRVVAILGVPVLVLAPWFPQVLAHPTRLLLEAGLPGFNGHRASAAGLLLVNPGGSGVPPIWLSAGVLLAALAALLRADRRRAVLAAWGAAAVGLLFAVAVAGTSVTPASGGLPVAAWSGPATLLSGVALLAAAAIGADGANARVAGIAFGWRQPVAALVVAAAVLAPLGTACWWAVSGADGPLHRSSAGQVPAFIAEEAGTTDRSRTLVLSGDPQAGSVRFSLVRGAGLTLGQAEGTVDTSGDTRTGLTKLVGSLLAGSGADQASALAGYGVAYVLVEGPMIAKVQNVLDTTPGLIGGNQDNNSALWQVSGVPATRAVITAQNAAPVPVPSGTETITATIPAGPAGRVLRLAEQADPGWQASLNGSKLTPVTVDGWAQGFQLPAGGGKLTVDRDTPLLHTGWIGVQLLLGLTLLVLALPGRRNTKDDDLPDEALAAAALAAAAQAQAPVPGSRRARRLAERGEGEAGEEQGEADPGVYGGPAGIPAQPTGEPYPGADPGGPADPYGQEPYRTGGYGEEDFRQADPYGYDPYAAQQTYQPNYAAQPQGYPGEQPYAEGPYPGQGAVPAQPGEQPYADPGYQGDPYNQQPYPPQYGYGGYDQSGYQGGGEQQPWLPGQGQGQGQPYDPDAPSYGGHPQHHDGADPRYGADPR; encoded by the coding sequence ATGACTGCCTACAGCCAGCAGCACGGCTACCCAGACCAGCCGTCATCCCCCCAGCTGAACCGCGGCTGGCCGGGCGGCGCCCGGCCGCCCGCGTACCCGCGCCACCTGGTGACCGCCGTCATCGTGACCCACGACGGCGCCCGTTGGCTGCCCCAGGCGCTGGCCGGCCTGCTCGGCCAGGACCGCCAGGTGCAGCGCATCCTCGCGGTGGACACCGGCAGCACCGACACCTCGCCGCAGCTGTTGCGCGAGACCCTCGGCGACTGGCTGCCCGAGTCGGGCCCCACCGTGCTCGGCCGCCGGGCCGGCTTCGGCACCGCGGTGGCCGAGGCCGTCTTCAACAGCCCGCCGCTGCGTCCGGAGGACCTGCCCTACAGCCTCGACCCGTCCGGCTACGACCCGGTCACCGGCGGCTGGGACGACTTCGGCGACCCGCTCGCCTCGGCGGACGACTTCAACGCCGGCAGCTCCCGCGAGACCCAGCCGGTCGAGTGGCTCTGGCTGCTGCACGACGACTGCGAACCGCAGACCGACGCGCTGCGCCGGCTGCTCCAGGTCGCCGACAGCACCCCCTCCGCCGCCGTGATCGGCCCCAAGCTGCGCAGCTGGTACGACCGGCGCCAGCTGCTCGAGGTCGGCGTCACCATCGCCCGCTCCGGGCGCCGCTGGACCGGCCTGGACCGGCGCGAGCAGGACCAGGGCCAGCACGACCAGGTCCGGCCCGTCCTCGCCGTCTCCACCGCCGGCATGCTGGTGCGCCGCGACGTCTTCGAACAACTCGGCGGCTTCGACAAGGCGCTGCCGCTGATGCGCGACGACACCGACTTCTGCTGGCGGGTCAACGCCGCCGGCCACCGGGTGGTGGTCGCCCCCGACGCGGTGCTGCGCCACGCCGAGGCCGCCAGCCGCGAGCGCCGCGCGATCGACTGCGGCGCCGCCCACCCGCACCGGGTCGACAAGGCCGGCGCCGTCTACACCCTGCTCGCCAACTCCCGCGGCCTGGTGCTGCCCTACGTCCTGCTGCGGCTGGTGCTCGGCACCGTGCTGCGGGTGCTGGCCAACCTGGTCGGCAAGGACCCGCGCCAGGCGCTGGACGAGGTGGCCGGCCTCGGCCACGAACTGGTCCGGCTGCCGCGCGTGCTGGCCGCGCGCAAACGCCGTGCCCGCACCCGCTCCTTCGACGCACTGGACGACCGCGGTCTGTTCCCGCCGCCCGGCGCCACCGCCCGGCTGGCGGTGGAGACCGCGATCGGTTCGCTGGGCATCGGCGGCACGGACGACAACGCGATCGGCCGGCACGGCTCGGTCGAGGCCACCGGCGGCGACGACGACCAGGACGTGCTGGAGGTCGAGCAGTTCGCGCTGATCAAGCGCCTGGCCCGGCGCCCGGCGCCGGTGCTCTTCGCCGCCCTGCTGCTCGTCACGCTGGTCGCGGGCCGCAACCTGCTCGGTTCGGGCTCGCTGCTCGGCGGCGCGCTGCTGCCCGCCGATGACGGCGCGTCAGGCCTGTGGAACATGTACGCCGCGGCCTGGCACCCGATCGGCACCGGCAGCACCGCCACCGCCCCGCCCTACCTCGCGGTCCTCTCGGTGTTCTCCTGGCTGCTGTTCGACCACGCCGCGCTGGCCGTCACCCTGGTGCTGGTGCTCGCGGTCCCGCTCGCCGCGGTCAGCGCCTACCTGGTCTCCCGGCCGCTGCTCGGCTCCAAGGTGGTCCGCTGCTGGGCGAGTGCCGCCTACGCGCTGCTGCCCGCCGCCACCGGGGCGATCGCCCAGGGCCGGCTCGGCACCGCGGTGCTCGCCGTGCTGCTGCCCCCGCTCGCCCGGGCCGCCGCCGTCTCGGCCGGCCTCGGCATCCGCGCCGAGACCGCGGCCCGCGGCGCCCGCCCGGGCTGGCGGTCCACCTGGATGACCGTCCTGCTGCTCACCGTGTGCACCGCCTTCGTGCCGCTGACCTGGGCGATCGCGGTGCCGCTCGCGCTGGCCGCGCTGCTGGCCGCCGTGCTGCGCGGCGGCGCCTACGGCAGCGGTGGATCGGCGCTGCGCCTGCTCGGCCCCCGGGTCGTGGCGATCCTGGGCGTGCCCGTGCTGGTGCTCGCGCCCTGGTTCCCCCAGGTGCTCGCGCACCCGACCCGGCTGCTGCTGGAGGCCGGTCTGCCCGGCTTCAACGGCCACCGGGCCTCGGCGGCGGGCCTGCTGCTCGTCAACCCGGGCGGCTCGGGCGTGCCGCCGATCTGGCTCTCGGCGGGCGTGCTGCTCGCCGCGCTGGCCGCCCTGCTGCGCGCCGACCGCCGCCGCGCGGTGCTGGCGGCCTGGGGCGCGGCGGCCGTCGGACTGCTCTTCGCGGTCGCGGTGGCCGGCACCAGCGTCACCCCGGCCTCCGGCGGCCTGCCGGTGGCCGCCTGGTCGGGCCCGGCCACCCTGCTCAGCGGCGTCGCGCTACTGGCCGCCGCCGCGATCGGTGCCGACGGCGCGAACGCCCGGGTCGCCGGGATCGCCTTCGGCTGGCGTCAGCCGGTGGCCGCCCTGGTGGTGGCCGCCGCCGTGCTGGCCCCGCTGGGCACCGCCTGCTGGTGGGCCGTCAGCGGTGCCGACGGCCCGCTGCACCGCTCCAGCGCGGGCCAGGTGCCCGCCTTCATCGCGGAGGAGGCCGGCACCACCGACCGCTCCCGCACCCTGGTGCTCAGCGGCGACCCGCAGGCCGGCTCGGTCCGCTTCAGCCTGGTCCGCGGCGCCGGCCTGACCCTCGGCCAGGCCGAGGGCACCGTGGACACCAGCGGTGACACCAGGACCGGGCTGACCAAGCTGGTCGGCAGCCTGCTGGCCGGCTCCGGCGCCGATCAGGCCAGCGCGCTGGCCGGCTACGGCGTGGCCTACGTGCTGGTCGAGGGTCCGATGATCGCCAAGGTCCAGAACGTGCTGGACACCACGCCCGGTCTGATCGGCGGCAACCAGGACAACAACAGCGCGCTCTGGCAGGTCAGCGGCGTCCCGGCGACCCGCGCGGTGATCACCGCCCAGAACGCCGCGCCGGTGCCGGTCCCGTCCGGCACCGAGACGATCACGGCCACCATCCCGGCCGGCCCGGCCGGACGGGTGCTGCGACTGGCCGAGCAGGCCGACCCGGGCTGGCAGGCCAGCCTGAACGGCAGCAAGCTCACCCCGGTCACCGTGGACGGCTGGGCGCAGGGCTTCCAGCTGCCGGCCGGCGGCGGCAAGCTCACCGTCGACCGCGACACCCCGCTGCTGCACACCGGCTGGATCGGCGTGCAGCTGCTGCTGGGCCTGACCCTGCTGGTGCTCGCGCTGCCCGGACGGCGCAACACCAAGGACGACGACCTGCCCGACGAGGCGCTGGCCGCCGCCGCCCTGGCCGCCGCCGCCCAGGCCCAGGCGCCGGTACCCGGCAGCCGCAGGGCCCGCCGGCTGGCCGAGCGCGGCGAGGGCGAGGCCGGCGAGGAGCAGGGCGAGGCGGATCCCGGTGTGTACGGCGGTCCGGCCGGCATCCCGGCCCAGCCCACCGGCGAGCCCTACCCGGGCGCCGACCCGGGCGGGCCGGCCGACCCGTACGGCCAGGAGCCGTACCGGACGGGCGGCTACGGCGAGGAGGACTTCCGCCAGGCCGACCCCTACGGCTACGACCCGTACGCGGCCCAGCAGACCTACCAGCCGAACTACGCCGCCCAGCCGCAGGGCTACCCGGGCGAGCAGCCGTACGCCGAGGGGCCGTACCCCGGCCAGGGCGCCGTCCCGGCCCAGCCGGGGGAGCAGCCCTACGCCGACCCCGGCTACCAGGGCGACCCGTACAACCAGCAGCCCTACCCGCCGCAGTACGGCTACGGCGGCTACGACCAGAGTGGCTACCAGGGCGGCGGCGAGCAGCAGCCGTGGCTGCCGGGCCAGGGCCAGGGGCAGGGGCAGCCGTACGACCCGGACGCCCCCTCCTACGGTGGCCACCCGCAGCACCACGACGGAGCTGACCCGCGATACGGAGCTGACCCGCGATGA
- a CDS encoding WhiB family transcriptional regulator, whose translation MSELFELLIGEDIEEEEELGWQERALCAQTDPESFFPEKGGSTREAKKVCLACEVRSECLEYALANDERFGIWGGLSERERRRLKKSAI comes from the coding sequence ATGAGCGAGCTCTTTGAGCTGTTGATCGGTGAGGACATCGAAGAGGAAGAGGAACTCGGTTGGCAGGAGCGCGCGCTGTGCGCCCAGACCGACCCCGAGTCCTTCTTTCCCGAGAAGGGTGGGTCCACTCGCGAGGCCAAGAAGGTGTGCCTGGCCTGCGAGGTGCGGTCCGAATGCCTGGAGTATGCCCTCGCCAACGACGAGCGATTCGGAATCTGGGGTGGCCTGTCCGAACGCGAACGTCGGCGGCTCAAGAAGAGCGCGATCTGA
- a CDS encoding cysteine dioxygenase, with protein sequence MRGRIRPRKRNRDRNKPSRQAAAARRLPAALPAASWADGLSDVSIAGDPLAFPHLARTDLPAHPTTVADYVRLVREIAADHDRWAPLVRYDALSRWYARLETGPGYEVWLLSWLPGQSSGFHDHGSATGVMTVVQGELVERSLTVPQHGAPRSGAHGDERTRTLRPGGHRVFSSGYRHEVVNAALEPALSIHLYSPGLTEMNQYGPAAVERELEAELP encoded by the coding sequence ATGCGTGGCCGAATCCGCCCCCGTAAGCGCAACCGCGACCGCAACAAGCCCAGCCGCCAGGCCGCGGCCGCCCGCCGCCTGCCCGCAGCGCTGCCCGCCGCCAGCTGGGCGGACGGGCTGAGCGACGTGAGCATCGCCGGCGACCCGCTGGCCTTCCCGCACCTGGCCCGCACCGACCTGCCCGCCCACCCGACCACGGTGGCCGACTACGTCCGGCTGGTCCGCGAGATCGCCGCCGACCACGACCGCTGGGCGCCGCTGGTCCGCTACGACGCGCTGAGCCGCTGGTACGCCCGGCTGGAGACCGGCCCGGGCTACGAGGTCTGGCTGCTCAGCTGGCTGCCGGGCCAGAGCAGCGGCTTCCACGACCACGGCTCCGCCACCGGCGTCATGACGGTCGTTCAGGGCGAGCTGGTGGAGCGCTCGCTGACCGTGCCCCAGCACGGCGCCCCCCGCTCCGGCGCCCACGGCGACGAGCGCACCCGCACGCTGCGGCCCGGCGGACACCGCGTCTTCTCCAGCGGCTACCGGCACGAGGTGGTCAACGCCGCACTGGAGCCGGCCCTGAGCATCCACCTCTACTCGCCCGGCCTGACCGAGATGAACCAGTACGGCCCCGCGGCGGTCGAGCGCGAGCTGGAGGCGGAACTGCCGTAG
- the cofD gene encoding 2-phospho-L-lactate transferase yields MRIVALAGGIGGARFLRGLKDVVAPGDEITVIGNTGDDIHLFGLKVCPDLDTVMYTLGGGIHEEQGWGRAEESFAVKDELTAYGVGPSWFGLGDKDFATHIVRTQMLGAGYPLSAVTEALCDRWQPGVRLLPMSDDRVETHVRITDAEGTRAIHFQEYWVKLHAAVDAEAIIPVGADTAKPAPGVLEAIAAADVILFPPSNPVVSIGTILAVPGIREAVARAAAPVVGLSPIIGGAPVRGMADKVLAAVGVTASASAVALHYGADLIDGWLVDEADADAVGEVEAAGIPCRAVPLLMSDPAATAAMARAALELAEQVRS; encoded by the coding sequence ATGCGTATCGTGGCACTGGCAGGCGGGATCGGGGGTGCCCGCTTCCTTCGCGGGCTCAAGGACGTCGTGGCCCCCGGCGACGAGATCACCGTCATCGGCAACACCGGGGACGACATTCACCTCTTCGGGCTCAAGGTCTGCCCCGACCTGGACACCGTGATGTACACGCTCGGCGGCGGCATCCATGAGGAACAGGGCTGGGGCCGGGCCGAGGAGAGCTTCGCGGTCAAGGACGAGCTGACCGCCTACGGCGTCGGGCCGTCCTGGTTCGGGCTCGGCGACAAGGACTTCGCCACCCACATCGTGCGCACCCAGATGCTCGGCGCCGGCTACCCGTTGAGCGCCGTCACCGAGGCGCTCTGCGACCGCTGGCAGCCCGGGGTGCGGCTGCTGCCGATGAGCGACGACCGGGTGGAGACCCACGTCAGGATCACCGACGCGGAGGGCACCCGCGCGATCCACTTCCAGGAGTACTGGGTCAAACTGCACGCGGCCGTGGACGCCGAGGCGATCATCCCGGTCGGTGCCGACACGGCCAAGCCCGCCCCGGGCGTGCTGGAGGCGATCGCCGCGGCCGACGTGATCCTCTTCCCGCCGTCCAACCCGGTGGTGAGCATCGGCACCATCCTGGCCGTCCCGGGCATCCGGGAGGCGGTGGCCAGGGCCGCCGCCCCGGTGGTCGGGCTGTCGCCGATCATCGGCGGCGCGCCGGTGCGCGGCATGGCGGACAAGGTGCTGGCGGCCGTCGGAGTGACGGCCTCCGCCTCGGCCGTGGCACTGCACTACGGCGCCGACCTGATCGACGGCTGGCTGGTGGACGAGGCCGACGCCGACGCGGTGGGCGAGGTCGAGGCGGCCGGCATCCCCTGCCGGGCGGTCCCGCTGCTGATGTCCGACCCGGCGGCCACCGCCGCGATGGCCCGCGCCGCGCTGGAGCTGGCCGAACAGGTGCGGTCATGA